Proteins from a genomic interval of Micromonospora sp. NBC_00389:
- a CDS encoding ABC transporter permease yields MARFLIKRLFSATLTLFAVSVLTFLMFFALPRDPVTGMCPKNCNPERLERVRTELGLNDPLISQYAGYMKGIVMGRDLGSAQGGRCDAPCLGWSYVTNEAVSDTIARVLPVTLSIVIPAAILWLLLGVGLGMVSALRRGTWLDRAAIGFSLTGASLQLYFVGAVLLLVFVYNLRLLPVPSYTSIFDNPAKWASGLVLAWVALAFLFSAIYARLSRAQMLETLSEDFVRTARAKGLAKPKVYGRHALRAAITPVVTIAGLDVGGALGGTVITETTFGIQGLGRTAVDAVRSGDLPTIMATVLIAAVFVVLANVLVDLLYAAIDPRVRLR; encoded by the coding sequence ATGGCGCGATTTCTGATCAAGCGGCTCTTCTCCGCCACGCTGACCCTGTTCGCGGTGAGCGTGCTGACCTTCCTGATGTTCTTCGCCCTGCCACGTGACCCGGTCACCGGCATGTGCCCGAAGAACTGCAACCCGGAGCGGTTGGAGCGGGTGCGCACCGAGCTGGGCCTGAACGACCCGCTGATCAGCCAGTACGCCGGCTACATGAAGGGCATCGTCATGGGGCGGGACCTGGGCAGCGCCCAGGGCGGCCGGTGTGACGCGCCCTGCCTGGGCTGGTCGTACGTCACCAACGAGGCGGTCTCGGACACCATCGCCCGGGTGCTGCCGGTGACGCTGAGCATCGTGATCCCGGCGGCCATTCTCTGGCTGCTGCTGGGGGTGGGGCTGGGCATGGTCTCCGCGCTGCGCCGGGGCACCTGGCTGGACCGGGCCGCCATCGGCTTCTCGCTGACCGGTGCCTCGTTGCAGCTCTACTTCGTGGGCGCGGTGCTGCTGCTGGTGTTCGTCTACAACCTGCGGCTTCTGCCGGTCCCGAGCTACACCTCCATCTTCGACAATCCGGCGAAGTGGGCCAGTGGGCTGGTGCTGGCCTGGGTGGCGTTGGCCTTCCTCTTCTCGGCCATCTACGCCCGGCTGTCGCGGGCGCAGATGCTGGAGACCCTGTCGGAGGACTTCGTCCGCACCGCGCGGGCCAAGGGCCTGGCCAAACCCAAGGTGTACGGGCGGCACGCGCTGCGCGCGGCGATCACCCCGGTGGTGACCATCGCGGGCCTCGACGTCGGCGGTGCGCTCGGCGGCACGGTGATCACTGAGACGACCTTCGGCATCCAGGGTCTGGGTCGCACGGCGGTGGACGCGGTGCGCTCCGGTGACCTACCCACGATCATGGCCACCGTGCTGATCGCGGCCGTCTTCGTGGTGCTGGCGAATGTGCTGGTCGACCTGCTCTACGCGGCCATCGACCCCCGGGTCCGGCTGCGCTGA
- a CDS encoding ABC transporter permease, whose product MSLSPVEGVALAEIESSAGGGEPVAKGVVGRSPGQLAWLRLRRDRTAVVSGVLLVFFMLLGLSAPLIEMVYGIGPREQFQNLLDGFGMPLGYAGGVTGEHWFGLEPGLGRDIFIRLIYGLRTSLFIAFAAALITATIGVVLGALAGYLGGWLDAVINWITDLTLAMPFLIIALALTPTLTLRFYGERGQVSSAFGVGVLIAVFAVFGWTSTARLVRGQVIALREREFVEAAKASGAGLGHMLFRQLLPNIWAPILVSFSLAVPQFITSEAALSFIGVGLSDETPSFGRMIYRSLDFLQTDPAYVFFPGIMIFALVFAFNLFGDALRDALDPKSSR is encoded by the coding sequence GTGAGCCTGTCTCCGGTGGAGGGTGTGGCGCTGGCCGAGATCGAGTCCAGCGCGGGCGGGGGCGAGCCCGTGGCGAAGGGCGTCGTCGGCCGTTCACCCGGTCAGCTCGCCTGGCTGCGGCTGCGCCGCGACCGGACGGCCGTGGTCAGTGGCGTGCTGCTCGTCTTCTTCATGCTGCTGGGACTGTCCGCCCCGCTGATCGAGATGGTCTACGGGATCGGCCCGCGTGAGCAGTTCCAGAACCTGCTGGACGGCTTCGGCATGCCGCTGGGCTACGCCGGCGGCGTCACCGGGGAGCACTGGTTCGGCCTGGAGCCGGGACTGGGCCGGGACATCTTCATCCGGCTGATCTACGGGCTGCGGACCTCGCTCTTCATCGCGTTCGCCGCGGCCCTGATCACCGCGACGATCGGCGTCGTGCTCGGCGCTCTCGCCGGTTACCTCGGTGGCTGGCTCGACGCGGTGATCAACTGGATCACCGATCTGACTCTGGCCATGCCGTTCCTGATCATCGCGCTGGCGCTCACCCCCACCCTGACGCTGCGTTTCTACGGCGAGCGCGGGCAGGTGTCGTCGGCCTTCGGGGTGGGCGTGCTGATCGCCGTCTTCGCCGTGTTCGGCTGGACCAGCACGGCCCGGCTGGTGCGCGGGCAGGTGATCGCGCTGCGCGAGCGGGAGTTCGTGGAGGCGGCCAAGGCCAGCGGTGCGGGGCTGGGGCACATGCTCTTCCGGCAGCTGCTGCCGAACATCTGGGCCCCGATCCTGGTCTCGTTCTCCCTGGCGGTGCCGCAGTTCATCACCAGCGAGGCCGCGCTGTCGTTCATCGGCGTCGGCCTCAGCGACGAGACTCCCAGCTTCGGTCGGATGATCTATCGCAGTCTGGACTTCCTCCAGACCGACCCGGCGTACGTGTTCTTCCCGGGCATCATGATCTTCGCGCTGGTGTTCGCCTTCAACCTCTTCGGCGACGCGTTGCGTGACGCGCTCGACCCGAAGTCGTCCCGGTAG
- a CDS encoding ABC transporter ATP-binding protein, protein MTDEPLLRVRGLTKHFPVRQGLRSTGLVRAVDGLDFDVRPGETLGLVGESGCGKTTTGRMLVRLLEPTAGTIEFAGRDITHAGRRELRPLRQDLQIIFQDPYASLNPRHTVGRIVAMPLQVNGIKPPGGIKARVQELLELVGLNPEHYNRYPHEFSGGQRQRIGIARALALRPKLIVADEPVSALDVSIQAQVVNLLRDLQRDLGLAFVFIAHDLAVVRHFCQRVAVMYLGRIVEIGDRADIYERPQHPYTKALLSAIPDVTRLGPAGRIRLTGDVPTPLGPPSGCRFRTRCWKAQDICATEEPALVPRDGGHQAAACHFPEGEAASTSPEGESASTSPEGESASTSPEGEAASTSAGSTDAVVEEVSS, encoded by the coding sequence ATGACCGACGAGCCGTTGCTGCGGGTCCGCGGCCTGACCAAGCACTTCCCGGTACGCCAGGGGCTGCGCTCCACCGGCCTGGTGCGGGCGGTGGACGGGCTGGACTTCGACGTGCGACCGGGCGAGACACTCGGCCTGGTGGGGGAGTCGGGCTGCGGCAAGACCACCACCGGCCGGATGCTGGTGCGGCTGCTGGAGCCGACCGCCGGCACCATCGAGTTCGCCGGGCGGGACATCACCCACGCCGGCCGGCGGGAGTTGCGCCCGCTGCGCCAGGACCTCCAGATCATCTTCCAGGACCCGTACGCCTCCCTGAACCCCCGGCACACCGTCGGCCGGATCGTGGCGATGCCGTTGCAGGTCAACGGCATCAAGCCGCCGGGCGGGATCAAGGCCCGCGTGCAGGAGCTGCTGGAGCTGGTCGGGTTGAACCCGGAGCACTACAACCGGTACCCGCACGAGTTCTCCGGTGGCCAGCGCCAGCGCATCGGCATCGCCCGCGCGCTGGCCCTGCGGCCGAAGCTGATCGTCGCCGACGAGCCGGTCTCCGCGCTGGACGTCTCGATCCAGGCGCAGGTGGTCAACCTGCTGCGGGACCTGCAACGGGACCTCGGTCTGGCGTTCGTGTTCATCGCCCACGACCTGGCCGTGGTGCGGCACTTCTGCCAGCGGGTCGCGGTGATGTACCTGGGCCGGATCGTGGAGATCGGTGACCGGGCGGACATCTACGAGCGCCCGCAGCACCCGTACACCAAGGCGTTGCTCTCGGCGATCCCAGACGTCACCCGGCTCGGCCCGGCGGGCCGGATCCGGCTGACCGGCGACGTGCCCACCCCGCTCGGCCCGCCGTCGGGCTGCCGGTTCCGCACCCGGTGCTGGAAGGCGCAGGACATCTGCGCGACCGAGGAGCCGGCGCTGGTCCCGCGCGATGGGGGCCACCAGGCCGCCGCGTGTCACTTCCCTGAAGGGGAAGCGGCCAGCACGAGCCCCGAAGGGGAATCAGCCAGCACGAGCCCCGAAGGGGAATCAGCAAGCACGAGCCCCGAAGGGGAAGCGGCCAGCACCAGCGCGGGGTCGACCGACGCGGTCGTCGAGGAGGTGTCGTCGTGA
- a CDS encoding ABC transporter ATP-binding protein, protein MPEQRSTSDAYLRVTDLRVRFDTEDGVVRAVDGVSFAVERGRTLGIVGESGSGKSVTSLAILGLHDAKRTTITGEISVGGRQVVGLPDEEIRRLRGRDMAMIFQDPLSALHPYYTVGRQIAEAYRVHHPKARRREARQRAVDMLDRVGIPQPSRRFDQYPHEFSGGMRQRAMIAMSLVNDPALLIADEPTTALDVTVQAQILDLLADLQAEYHSAIILITHDLGVVGQAADEVLVMYGGRAVEQGSVEQVLRTPQHPYTWGLLSSVPSLHGDADADLLPIRGNPPSLINLPPGCAFHPRCRYADRNGDRSRTEVPELRPAGADGHLVACHLTAEERAERYAEDIASVGVAR, encoded by the coding sequence GTGCCGGAGCAGCGCAGCACCTCGGACGCCTACCTACGGGTGACCGACCTGCGAGTCCGGTTCGACACCGAGGACGGCGTGGTCCGCGCGGTCGACGGCGTGTCGTTCGCCGTCGAGCGGGGTCGCACCCTCGGCATCGTCGGCGAATCCGGCTCCGGCAAGAGCGTCACCTCGCTGGCCATCCTCGGCCTGCACGACGCCAAGCGGACCACCATCACCGGGGAGATCTCCGTCGGCGGCCGGCAGGTGGTGGGCCTCCCCGACGAGGAGATACGCCGGCTGCGCGGTCGCGACATGGCAATGATCTTCCAGGACCCGCTCTCGGCCCTGCACCCCTACTACACCGTGGGGCGGCAGATCGCCGAGGCGTACCGGGTGCACCACCCGAAGGCCCGCCGGCGGGAGGCCCGCCAGAGGGCGGTGGACATGCTGGACCGGGTGGGTATCCCGCAGCCTTCGCGCCGCTTCGACCAGTACCCGCACGAGTTCTCCGGCGGCATGCGCCAGCGGGCGATGATCGCCATGTCGCTGGTCAACGATCCGGCCCTGCTGATCGCCGACGAGCCGACCACCGCGCTGGACGTCACCGTGCAGGCGCAGATCCTGGACCTGCTCGCCGACCTCCAGGCCGAGTACCACTCCGCCATCATCCTGATCACCCACGACCTCGGCGTGGTCGGTCAGGCCGCCGACGAGGTGCTGGTGATGTACGGCGGGCGAGCCGTCGAGCAGGGCAGCGTCGAGCAGGTGCTCCGCACGCCGCAGCACCCGTACACCTGGGGTTTGCTCTCCAGCGTGCCGTCGCTGCACGGCGACGCGGACGCGGACCTGCTGCCGATCCGGGGCAATCCGCCCAGCCTGATCAACCTGCCGCCCGGCTGCGCCTTCCACCCGCGCTGCCGGTACGCCGACCGCAACGGCGACCGGTCCCGCACCGAGGTGCCCGAGCTGCGTCCGGCGGGCGCGGACGGCCACCTGGTCGCCTGTCACCTGACCGCCGAGGAGCGCGCCGAGCGCTACGCCGAGGACATCGCATCCGTGGGGGTGGCCCGATGA
- a CDS encoding TldD/PmbA family protein, which translates to MTEFDAATAAVQAALDAGARYADARVMHRRYESMTARNGDVEELTQDESIGLGVRALVGSSWGFHAVPDLSDAAARDAGRRAARTAMASARVPGPPVDLVPVEAVTASWASGCQIDPLGVPLSDKGDLLVGATRTMAEHGADLAEGLYQIWDTAKWFVSSEGHRIDQRIRECGGGISATSIGDGETQRRSWPSYRGQYGTTGWELVESLDLAAHAAQIAEESRALLTAPPCPAGETDLILGGEQLALQIHESVGHAIELDRILGWEAAFAGTSWLDLAQLGSLRYGSELMNITIDPTIPGALGSFGFDDEGSPAVKRDAVRDGRWVGVLAGRDSAAMASLDYGGSVRADGWARLPMVRMTNVGLEPGPHTLEEIIAATDDGVLMDLNRSWSIDDKRLNFQFGCEVGWEIKKGRRGRMLRNPTYTGIGPLFWRSMDMLSGETVPWGTPNCGKGQPGQTGHTGHPSAPARFRNVRVGVSA; encoded by the coding sequence ATGACCGAGTTCGACGCGGCCACCGCCGCCGTCCAGGCCGCCCTCGACGCGGGCGCCCGGTACGCCGACGCCCGGGTGATGCACCGTCGCTACGAGTCGATGACCGCGCGCAACGGCGACGTGGAGGAGCTGACCCAGGACGAGAGCATCGGGCTCGGCGTCCGGGCGCTGGTCGGTTCGAGTTGGGGCTTCCACGCCGTACCCGATCTCTCTGACGCCGCCGCCCGCGACGCCGGCCGGCGCGCGGCGCGGACCGCCATGGCGAGCGCGCGGGTGCCCGGCCCACCGGTCGACCTGGTGCCGGTCGAGGCCGTCACCGCGAGCTGGGCCTCCGGCTGCCAGATCGACCCGCTCGGGGTGCCGCTGTCGGACAAGGGCGACCTGTTGGTCGGCGCGACCCGCACGATGGCCGAGCACGGCGCCGACCTGGCCGAGGGGCTGTACCAGATCTGGGACACCGCCAAGTGGTTCGTCTCCAGCGAGGGCCACCGGATCGACCAGCGGATCCGCGAGTGCGGCGGTGGCATCTCGGCCACCTCGATCGGTGACGGCGAGACCCAGCGTCGCTCCTGGCCCAGCTACCGGGGGCAGTACGGGACCACCGGTTGGGAGCTGGTCGAGTCGCTCGACCTGGCCGCGCACGCCGCGCAGATCGCCGAGGAGTCCCGGGCGCTGCTCACCGCACCGCCCTGCCCGGCCGGCGAGACGGATCTGATCCTCGGCGGCGAGCAGTTGGCCCTGCAGATCCACGAGTCGGTCGGGCACGCCATCGAGCTGGACCGGATCCTCGGCTGGGAGGCCGCGTTCGCCGGCACGTCCTGGCTGGACCTGGCCCAGCTCGGCTCGCTGCGCTACGGCTCCGAGCTGATGAACATCACCATCGACCCGACCATCCCGGGCGCGCTGGGCAGCTTCGGCTTCGACGACGAGGGCTCGCCCGCGGTCAAGCGGGACGCGGTCCGTGACGGGCGGTGGGTGGGTGTGCTCGCCGGCCGGGACTCGGCCGCCATGGCCAGCCTCGACTACGGCGGCAGCGTACGGGCCGACGGGTGGGCCCGGCTGCCGATGGTGCGGATGACGAACGTCGGCCTGGAACCCGGCCCGCACACCCTGGAGGAGATCATCGCGGCCACCGACGACGGGGTGCTGATGGACCTCAACCGTTCCTGGTCGATCGACGACAAGCGCCTCAACTTCCAGTTCGGCTGCGAGGTCGGCTGGGAGATCAAGAAGGGGCGGCGGGGGCGGATGCTGCGCAACCCCACCTACACCGGGATCGGCCCGCTCTTCTGGCGCTCAATGGACATGCTCTCCGGCGAGACGGTGCCCTGGGGAACGCCCAACTGCGGCAAGGGCCAGCCGGGCCAGACCGGGCACACCGGCCATCCGTCCGCGCCGGCCCGCTTCCGCAACGTCCGGGTGGGGGTCTCGGCGTGA
- a CDS encoding TldD/PmbA family protein — translation MSAGGLSEVELAGQVIELVRRLGGPAAQAEAVVTRADLALTRFANSAIHQNVAESTVGVRLRLHVDGRTAAGSGSVVTADGLRALVERTLAAARLCPPDPGWPGLAPPTPAPAAPPVDEATAHAEPDQRADLVRAFVAAAGDLSTAGYCRTAHRSSAFANSAGHTAHGRSVEAAMDGIARRDGADGVARRCADRLSDLDGAELGAHAAAKAQAAADPVELPPGRYEVVFEPAAVADLLQNLSWYGFNGKRYAERQSFAEPGAAQFDPTVTLVDDPLGASGLPFDAEGTGRRALTLVEAGTTRAVAHDRRTAADAGAESTGHAVAGGATWGPMARNLRLSGAAAGPASAVGRSTTGTTAGAVVDADTAALVAGVRRGLLVTDLWYTRVLDPKSLVVTGLTRNGVWLVEDGTVVRAVRDLRFTESYPRALGPGAVLGLGGRPVRQPDRVDGAWWAAPPVRLASWHFTGGASG, via the coding sequence GTGAGCGCCGGTGGGTTGAGCGAGGTGGAGCTGGCCGGGCAGGTCATCGAGCTGGTCCGGCGGCTCGGTGGCCCGGCCGCGCAGGCCGAGGCGGTGGTGACCCGGGCCGACCTGGCGCTGACCCGGTTCGCCAACTCGGCCATCCACCAGAACGTCGCCGAGTCGACCGTCGGGGTCCGGCTGCGGTTGCACGTGGACGGGCGGACCGCCGCCGGCAGCGGCAGCGTGGTCACCGCCGACGGTCTGCGCGCGCTGGTCGAGCGCACCCTGGCCGCGGCGCGGCTCTGCCCGCCCGACCCTGGCTGGCCGGGGCTGGCCCCGCCCACGCCCGCGCCGGCCGCCCCACCCGTCGACGAGGCCACCGCGCACGCCGAGCCGGATCAGCGGGCCGATCTGGTCCGCGCGTTCGTGGCCGCCGCCGGGGACCTCAGCACGGCCGGCTACTGCCGCACCGCGCACCGCTCGTCGGCGTTCGCGAACTCTGCCGGACACACCGCGCACGGCCGCTCGGTCGAGGCGGCGATGGATGGCATCGCCCGCCGCGACGGCGCGGACGGGGTGGCCCGGCGCTGCGCCGACCGGCTGTCCGACCTCGACGGCGCCGAGTTGGGCGCGCACGCAGCGGCGAAGGCGCAGGCGGCGGCCGACCCGGTCGAGCTGCCCCCGGGGCGCTACGAGGTGGTGTTCGAGCCGGCCGCCGTGGCGGACCTGTTGCAGAACCTCTCCTGGTACGGCTTCAACGGCAAGCGGTACGCCGAGCGGCAGTCGTTCGCCGAGCCGGGGGCGGCCCAGTTCGACCCGACGGTGACCCTGGTGGACGATCCGCTGGGCGCGTCGGGTCTGCCGTTCGACGCCGAGGGCACCGGCCGGCGGGCGCTGACCCTGGTCGAGGCGGGCACGACCCGGGCGGTGGCGCACGATCGGCGGACCGCCGCCGACGCCGGCGCGGAGTCCACCGGGCACGCGGTCGCGGGTGGTGCCACCTGGGGCCCGATGGCCCGCAACCTGCGCCTGTCCGGGGCGGCGGCCGGGCCGGCCAGCGCGGTGGGCCGGAGCACCACCGGCACAACGGCCGGTGCCGTGGTCGATGCGGACACCGCCGCGCTGGTCGCCGGGGTACGCCGAGGGCTGCTGGTCACCGACCTCTGGTACACCCGGGTGCTCGACCCGAAGAGCCTGGTCGTCACCGGGCTGACCCGCAACGGCGTCTGGCTGGTCGAGGACGGCACGGTCGTGCGGGCGGTCCGCGACCTGCGGTTCACCGAGTCGTACCCCCGGGCGCTCGGGCCGGGGGCGGTGCTCGGGCTGGGCGGCCGGCCGGTGCGCCAACCCGACCGGGTGGACGGTGCATGGTGGGCGGCGCCGCCGGTGCGGCTGGCGTCCTGGCACTTCACCGGGGGCGCCTCCGGGTGA
- a CDS encoding fumarate reductase/succinate dehydrogenase flavoprotein subunit — MTTTTRIERHHYDVVVIGAGGAGLRAAIEARLAGKKTAIISKSLFGKAHTVMAEGGAAAAMGNVNSRDNWQVHFRDTMRGGKFLNNFRMAELHAKESPQRIWELETYGALFDRTKDGKISQRNFGGHEYPRLAHVGDRTGLELIRTLQQKIVSLQQEDKREFGSYDARIKVFSETTITELLLDGDRVAGAFGYYRESGEFILFEAPAVVLATGGVGRSYKVTSNSWEYTGDGHALALRAGATLINMEFLQFHPTGMVWPPSVKGILVTESVRGDGGVLKNSDGKRFMFDYVPDVFRKQYAETEEEADRWYTDPDNNRRPPELLPRDEVARAINSEVKAGRGSPAGGVFLDIASRRSADEIRRRLPSMYHQFKELADVDITAEPMEVGPTCHYVMGGVEVDPDSGAAFGHVRGLFAAGEVSGGMHGSNRLGGNSLSDLLVFGKRAGGHAASYADGLAARPKVAVDAVEAAVETALAPLQRDTGESPYTLQQDLQAVMGDLVGIIRREGELADALGRLAELRERVAKVSAAGGRRYNPGWHLALDLRNMLVVSECTAKAALERQESRGGHTREDYPAMEPKWRQVNLVCALDGDAVRLTRKPLPKMRPELIGLFDRAELAKYLTDEELADFDALVVDAGEADNR, encoded by the coding sequence ATGACCACTACCACGCGAATCGAACGACACCACTACGACGTCGTCGTGATCGGGGCCGGCGGCGCCGGCCTGCGGGCGGCGATCGAGGCCCGGCTCGCCGGCAAGAAGACCGCGATCATCTCCAAGTCGCTCTTCGGCAAGGCGCACACGGTGATGGCCGAGGGCGGCGCCGCCGCCGCGATGGGGAACGTGAACAGCCGGGACAACTGGCAGGTGCACTTCCGGGACACCATGCGCGGCGGGAAGTTCCTCAACAACTTCCGGATGGCCGAGCTGCACGCGAAGGAGTCGCCGCAGCGGATCTGGGAGCTGGAGACGTACGGCGCGCTCTTCGACCGCACCAAGGACGGCAAGATCTCCCAGCGCAACTTCGGCGGCCACGAGTATCCCCGGCTGGCGCACGTGGGCGACCGGACCGGCCTGGAGCTGATCCGCACCCTCCAGCAGAAGATCGTCTCGCTTCAGCAGGAGGACAAGCGCGAGTTCGGCTCGTACGACGCCCGGATCAAGGTGTTCTCCGAGACCACCATCACCGAGCTGCTGCTGGACGGCGACCGGGTTGCCGGCGCGTTCGGCTACTACCGGGAGTCCGGGGAGTTCATCCTCTTCGAGGCGCCGGCCGTGGTGCTGGCCACCGGCGGCGTCGGGCGGTCCTACAAGGTCACCTCGAACTCCTGGGAGTACACCGGGGACGGTCACGCGCTGGCGCTGCGCGCCGGGGCGACTCTGATCAACATGGAGTTCCTCCAGTTCCACCCGACCGGCATGGTCTGGCCGCCCTCGGTGAAGGGCATCCTGGTCACCGAATCGGTACGCGGCGACGGCGGCGTGCTGAAGAACTCCGACGGCAAGCGGTTCATGTTCGACTACGTCCCCGACGTCTTCCGCAAGCAGTACGCGGAGACCGAGGAGGAGGCGGACCGCTGGTACACCGACCCGGACAACAACCGCCGCCCGCCGGAGCTGCTGCCCCGCGACGAGGTGGCCCGCGCGATCAACAGCGAGGTCAAGGCCGGCCGGGGATCCCCCGCCGGCGGCGTCTTCCTGGACATCGCCAGCCGCCGCTCGGCCGACGAGATCCGCCGGCGGCTGCCGTCGATGTACCACCAGTTCAAGGAGCTGGCCGACGTCGACATCACGGCCGAGCCGATGGAGGTCGGACCGACCTGTCACTACGTGATGGGCGGCGTCGAGGTGGACCCGGACTCCGGTGCCGCCTTCGGCCACGTGCGCGGGCTGTTCGCCGCCGGTGAGGTCTCCGGCGGCATGCACGGCTCCAACCGGCTGGGCGGCAACTCCCTGTCCGACCTGCTGGTCTTCGGCAAGCGGGCGGGCGGGCACGCGGCCAGCTACGCCGACGGGCTGGCCGCCCGGCCGAAGGTGGCCGTGGACGCCGTCGAGGCCGCGGTGGAGACCGCGTTGGCGCCGCTGCAACGCGACACCGGCGAGAGCCCGTACACCCTGCAGCAGGACCTGCAGGCGGTCATGGGCGATCTGGTCGGCATCATCCGCAGAGAGGGCGAGCTGGCCGACGCGCTGGGCCGGCTGGCCGAGCTGCGGGAGCGGGTCGCCAAGGTGAGCGCGGCCGGCGGCCGGCGCTACAACCCGGGCTGGCACCTGGCACTGGACCTGCGCAACATGCTGGTGGTCTCGGAGTGCACCGCGAAGGCGGCGCTGGAGCGGCAGGAGTCGCGCGGCGGGCACACCCGGGAGGACTATCCGGCGATGGAGCCGAAGTGGCGGCAGGTGAACCTGGTCTGCGCGCTGGACGGCGACGCCGTGCGGCTGACCCGTAAGCCGCTGCCGAAGATGCGGCCGGAGCTGATCGGCCTCTTCGACCGGGCGGAGCTGGCCAAGTACCTCACCGACGAGGAGCTCGCCGACTTCGACGCCCTCGTCGTCGACGCTGGAGAGGCGGACAACCGATGA
- a CDS encoding succinate dehydrogenase/fumarate reductase iron-sulfur subunit, which translates to MSAKRQFRIWRGDETGGDLQDYMVEVNEGEVVLDVIHRLQATDAPDLACRWNCKAGKCGSCSMEINGKPRLGCMTRMSTFGDEETVTVTPLRTFPVIRDLVTDVSFNYEKARETPAFAPPADVAPGDYRMQQVDVERSQEFRKCIECFLCQTVCHVIRDHDENKQAFSGPRYFIRAAELDMHPLDARTDRKEYAQAEQGLGFCNITKCCTEVCPEHIKITDNGIIPMKERVVDRRYDPLVWLGSKIFRRGETPQTSVTTARQGSATSPGAAGGGVHSHAGRSHDPQAEAQAQSGVNWQREVPHPTAPAVDDRGKLPLTELTFDRAAAPSPFGDDVTFPLPPEHLNFAHPEQDKH; encoded by the coding sequence ATGAGCGCGAAGCGTCAGTTCCGGATCTGGCGGGGCGACGAGACCGGCGGGGACCTGCAGGACTACATGGTCGAGGTGAACGAGGGCGAGGTGGTCCTCGACGTCATCCACCGGTTGCAGGCCACCGACGCGCCCGACCTGGCCTGCCGGTGGAACTGCAAGGCCGGCAAGTGTGGCTCCTGTTCCATGGAGATCAACGGCAAGCCGCGGCTGGGCTGCATGACCCGGATGTCGACCTTCGGTGACGAGGAGACCGTCACGGTCACCCCGCTGCGCACCTTCCCGGTGATCCGGGACCTGGTCACCGACGTCTCGTTCAACTACGAGAAGGCCCGGGAGACGCCCGCGTTCGCCCCTCCGGCGGACGTGGCCCCCGGCGACTACCGGATGCAGCAGGTCGACGTCGAGCGCTCGCAGGAGTTCCGCAAGTGCATCGAGTGCTTCCTGTGCCAGACCGTCTGCCACGTGATCCGCGACCACGACGAGAACAAGCAGGCGTTCTCCGGGCCGCGGTACTTCATCAGGGCGGCCGAGCTGGACATGCACCCGCTGGACGCCCGGACCGACCGCAAGGAGTACGCACAGGCTGAACAGGGCCTCGGCTTCTGCAACATCACCAAGTGCTGCACCGAGGTCTGCCCCGAGCACATCAAGATCACTGACAACGGGATCATCCCCATGAAGGAGCGGGTCGTAGACCGCAGGTACGATCCCCTTGTGTGGCTTGGTAGCAAGATCTTCCGTCGGGGCGAGACGCCCCAGACCAGCGTGACCACCGCCCGTCAGGGCTCGGCGACCTCGCCGGGCGCGGCCGGGGGCGGGGTGCACTCGCACGCGGGCCGTTCGCACGACCCGCAGGCCGAGGCGCAGGCGCAGAGCGGCGTCAACTGGCAACGGGAGGTGCCCCACCCGACCGCGCCAGCGGTCGACGACCGGGGCAAGCTGCCGCTGACCGAGCTCACCTTCGACCGGGCCGCCGCGCCGTCGCCGTTCGGCGACGACGTGACCTTCCCGCTGCCTCCGGAGCACCTCAACTTCGCCCACCCGGAGCAGGACAAGCACTGA
- a CDS encoding (deoxy)nucleoside triphosphate pyrophosphohydrolase, whose translation MRTERANGGGQAERRDLKVIVGAAIIRDGRVLACARSAPPEVAGMWEFPGGKVEPGEAEIDALIRECSEELAVRVEIGDRVGRDVRMAHGRSVLKVYAARLLDGDEPQALEHSAMRWLSAAELDSVTWLPADAPIVAALRPVLAEGRPPKR comes from the coding sequence GTGCGGACCGAACGGGCTAATGGTGGCGGGCAGGCCGAACGACGGGACCTGAAGGTGATCGTGGGTGCGGCGATCATCCGGGACGGGCGGGTGCTCGCCTGTGCGCGTTCCGCCCCGCCTGAGGTGGCGGGGATGTGGGAGTTCCCCGGCGGGAAGGTCGAGCCGGGGGAGGCCGAGATCGATGCGCTGATCCGGGAGTGTTCCGAGGAGTTGGCCGTACGCGTGGAGATCGGCGATCGGGTCGGCCGCGACGTGCGGATGGCCCACGGCCGCTCGGTGCTCAAGGTGTACGCCGCCCGCCTGCTGGACGGCGACGAGCCGCAGGCGCTGGAGCACTCGGCCATGCGCTGGCTCTCCGCCGCCGAACTGGACTCGGTCACCTGGCTCCCGGCCGATGCCCCCATCGTTGCCGCGCTGCGTCCCGTCCTCGCCGAGGGCAGACCACCGAAGCGCTGA